GAAATAAAACATAAAAAAACGGAAAATATAAAAATTATTCCTTTCATTATCTTCTCTTTTGATTTACCCTATCTTGTTCAGCATCATTACTTCTTTAATTGCAGAATTATTATCCCCTCGCTGCCGCACGAAATGAAATCCGACGAAGTCAATCCTTTCGTGTGGCAAACCATGTATACCATCCTAAATTCCATAATATCTAAACACTTCTATATTATTCAAAGCACCTTTTATAATCCTCCGCTGTCGCACGATTGCATCGGGTGACCTTTTCTAGAAGTCAAACATCCTAAACAGCACTATATCATCCAAAAGTCCTTTCTCAGCTGCATAATCTCTTGCGCTGCTATAAATATAATCTTGTGCTTTGTATACCAATCCCGCTTCAACTGGATTCTGATGCACATAATCAATTTTCTGCTTAATGACACGGTTGCTCCATAATTCAATGGGTTTATTATCATGTCGTCAAAACTGATAATGAGTAACATTAGAACTTTTCGCACCTTCTTTTCTAAAAAATTCTAATAAAAATTCTTTTCTGCTCTCCCGTGGATTTTCTTCTATCGCTTTTACGATAGATTTACTGGTATACCTTTTCAAATCGCCAATCAGCAATTCTGGCTTTTGTCCTTTTATACTCCTGAAAACCAAGTGAACATGGCTGG
The window above is part of the Kaistella faecalis genome. Proteins encoded here:
- a CDS encoding transposase, whose product is MMSRNYKFHNPEGLYFISFAVVGVLDVFTRNEYKDLFLDSLRFCQKEKGLEIHAWCIMSSHVHLVFRSIKGQKPELLIGDLKRYTSKSIVKAIEENPRESRKEFLLEFFRKEGAKSSNVTHYQF